The segment CTCGTCGACCACGCTCACGTTCGCATCCACGCTCGTCATCGGTCCGTCATCCGAATCATCGATATCACCCCGCTTCTGCCATCCCGCGATGTCATCCTGAGGGAGGCGCCGCGTCCAACCCTCGTCCGCACCAGCGGTGGGCGCCGAACGAAGGATCTATTCGCCCCAGGGACAGGATTGCTCCTTCGAGCAGACATCCGGGCCGCCAAATGCAAGATCCTTCGGGCGCTCCAACGGTCGTGCGAACGCGGCGTCGGAGCGTCGCGCCCTCAGGACGACACCCGGTGGGTGCTCGCAGTGCCGGCAGCTACATCCTCTCGACGAGGATGACGTCCTCAAGCGGAAAGAGCGCACAACAGCGCACCTGAACACAATCTGTTCCGCGCGCGGGCGTCTGGCTACCCCTGGATGCGCGAAGCGGCGCCGCGGGTCCATCGACCCTCGGCGCCGCTCTGCGTCGGCTGTTGCTGGGGAGGTGCTTCAGCCCAGCGAGGCCCGCGCGGCGCTGGCCAGCTGCTCGAAGGCCTGCGGTTCGCGCACGGCCAGGTCCGCCAGCACCTTCCGGTCGATCTCGATGCCGGCCTTCTTCAGGCCGTCCATGAAGCGCGAGTACGACAGGTCGTGCGTGCGCGCGGCGGCGTTGATGCGCACGATCCACAGGCGGCGGAACTCGCGCTTGCGGTTCTTGCGGTCGCGGTAGGCGTAGCGGCGGGCGCGCTCGACGGCCTCCTTGGCCGTCTTGTACAGGTTCTTGCGCCGGCCGAAATATCCCTTGGCGTCGGCCAGGATCTGCCGCTTGCGCCGCAGCCGGGCCACGTTGTTCTTCACGCGGGGCATGGTCTATCCCTCACTGTCAGAAGGTCGAAAGAAGTACGGAAGTGCCGTTCAGCCCTGGATCAGGCGCTTCACGCGCTTCTCGTCGGCCTTGGCCAGCATGGTGGTGCCGCGCAGGTTGCGCTTCCGCTTCTGCGACTTCTTGGTCAGGATGTGGCTGTGGAACGCGTGGCCGCGCTTCACCCGGCCGGTGGCCGTGCTCTTGAAGCGCTTGGCCGCGCCCCGGTGCGTCTTCATCTTCGGCATGGTACTTCGTCCTTTCGGCTGAGCGGCCGCGCTCGGGCGGTCCTCAGGCTGGTTTTGCGGTGGGGGCCAGCACCATCACCATGCTCCGGCCCTCCATCTGCGGAAAC is part of the Longimicrobium sp. genome and harbors:
- the rpmI gene encoding 50S ribosomal protein L35 — protein: MPKMKTHRGAAKRFKSTATGRVKRGHAFHSHILTKKSQKRKRNLRGTTMLAKADEKRVKRLIQG
- the rplT gene encoding 50S ribosomal protein L20 — protein: MPRVKNNVARLRRKRQILADAKGYFGRRKNLYKTAKEAVERARRYAYRDRKNRKREFRRLWIVRINAAARTHDLSYSRFMDGLKKAGIEIDRKVLADLAVREPQAFEQLASAARASLG